In Oxobacter pfennigii, the DNA window CAACATTTTTGAAATAACTTATTTTGTTGATATCTTTGTGGATATTTTAGTATTAATACTTTTAAATCATCCGCCTGGAGCAAATTTTTTTTCCAGGCTTTAATAATCTTATTTACATATACAGGAGGCACCTTTATGAGCAAAGAGTTGCTTGATATCTGGGAAAAAACACTTAACATTGTAAAATCCGAACTTACTGAGGTTAGTTTTAATACATGGCTTAAATGCATCGAGCCTGTTTCCATAGATAGCGACACCATAGTACTTCAGTTACCTAACGATTTTACCAGAGGCATTTTGGAAGCCCGGTATAAAACTCTGATTGTAAACGCTTTGAAGCTTGTTACTTCAAAGAAATACAACATAGAGTTTATTTTGAGCAACGAAGAAATTCCCAGGAGCTTAAATAAAGATGTAAATTCCATACCCCAGCATAAAAGTTCCCATGATGATGTGAATTCACAGCTTTTAAATCCTAAATATACTTTTGATACCTTCGTAATAGGCAACAGCAACCGGTTTGCCCATGCTGCATCACTGGCAGTTGCCGAGTCACCGGCAAAAGCGTACAACCCTCTTTTTATATATGGGGGGGTGGGCTTAGGCAAGACCCACCTTATGCATGCCATCGGCCATTACATACTTGAGAACAACCCGAAATCTAAGGTAGTTTATGTTTCATCGGAGAAATTCACAAATGAATTGATTAACTCCATAAAGGATGACAAAAATGTTCCTTTCAGAAATAAATACAGAACCATGGATGTGCTTTTAATAGACGATATACAATTCATAGCAGGGAAGGAAAGAACCCAGGAGGAGTTTTTCCATACCTTCAATGACTTGTACGAGGCTAATAAACAGATTATAATCTCCAGCGACCGTCCTCCAAAAGAAATTCCTACATTAGAGGATAGGCTAAGGTCCCGCTTCGAATGGGGGCTTATTGCCGACATTCAGCCGCCGGATTTTGAGACCAGAATAGCCATATTGAAAAAGAAGGCGGATATTGAAAATATCGGCGTTCCAAATGATGTAATGCTGTACATTGCAAACAAGATACAGTCTAACATCAGGGAATTGGAAGGTGCGTTAATAAGAGTAATTGCCTATTCTTCCCTTGCCAATAGGGAAATAAGCGTTGATTTGGCAAGCGAAGCCTTAAAAGACATAATTGCAAATAAATCAAAGCAAATAACAGTTGAGCTTATACAGGATGTGGTTGCAAGCTACTTCAGTCTTCGGCCGGAGGATTTCAAATCCAAGCGCCGTACCAGGAATGTTGCTTTTCCCAGGCAAATAGCTATGTACCTGGCAAGAAAGCTCACTGATTTATCCCTCCCCAAAATAGGAGATGAGTTTGGCGGCAGGGATCATACGACGGTTATTCATGCCTTTGAGAAAATAACAAACGACCTCAATAACGACGAAGGCCTGAGAGATACATTAAATGAAATAAATAAAAAGCTGGTTCAGAAGTAACCTTATATTTTATTAACAAAAATATAAAGGTCATAGGCTTATAATATGTTAATAACATTTTTTATATCAAAGCTTTTATAATAATGTGGATAATTACTTTTTTAAGCAGGTATATTATCCACAACTATTTTAATATAATTTTTCATGTATTTTAAAGGCTCATATTAGTTATCCACAAAACCACAACGCCTACTACTAGTGTTACTAACTTTTTTTTATATTTTATTATTATTAACCTTTATTCCTGTTTATTTCTAGCTGTGGATATCTAATAAGAGAAAACAAATAATTAGGGGCTCCTCTTAGACAAGCTCGTATTTATTTCACAAAAGAGGGAAAGCATTCCCTTACATTAACAACATTAAAAAAGGAGGCTTTGTATGAAATTAAGATGTTCAAAGGGTGAACTATTAGAAGGCATATCAACGGTGCAAAAAGCCGTTACAGGCAGAACAACTCTTCCTATATTGGAAGGAATACTTATAACATGCTACAATGACAGGCTCACTCTTACGGCTACAGACCTGGATTTAGGCATTGAAACTCAAGTTAACTGCGAAATTATTTCTAAAGGATCCGTTGTATTAAACTCAAGATTGTTAGGCGATATAGTAAGAAGGCTTCCTGATATGGATATAGAAATAGAAGTGGATAGCTTGTACAATACCACTATCAGCTGCGGCAATTCAAAATTCAATATAATCGGACAGAATCCCGATGAATATCCCGAGCTTCCGGTTATAAACGAAAACATACTGTACAGGATTCCTCAGGACTTACTTAAGAATATGATAAGGCAGACCATATTTGCAGCTGCCCAGGATGAAACAAGGCCTATTTTAACGGGTGTTTTGTTCGAGGTAAGGAACAGCGTTTTGACAATGGTGGCACTGGATGCCTATAGGCTGGCTTTAAGAAGGGCAAATTTAGGAAATGCCGACGATATAACAGCTGTCATACCCGGCAAAACCTTAGGCGAAGTGGGAAAAATACTGGCGCAGACCGATGATGACATAGCCATAACCTTCACACCCAATCATATTCTCTTTACCATAAACAATACAAGGGTAATATCAAGGCTGCTAGACGGTGAATTCATGAACTACAGGCAGATAATACCCGAAGAATTCAAGACAAAGGTAAAGGTAAACACCAAACTTTTATTGGACAGCATAGAGCGCGCTTCCTTACTTGCCAAGGAAGGCAAGACAAACCTTATAAAAATGGAAATAGGAAATGATGAAATAATCATCACATCCAATTCTCAATTGGGAAATGTACATGAGCAGGTAGGTATAGAATTTGAAGGAAGCGATATAAAAATTGCATTTAATTCAAAATATTTTATTGATGTATTGAAGATAATCGATACCGATGAAATTTATCTTGAGCTTTCAAGCAGCGTAAGCCCCTGTATATTGAAGACAGAGGACTGGGAAAGCCATACATATCTGATATTACCTGTAAGATTGATATCTCAGTAAGATTAGCCCAACTAAGTTGGGCTTTTTTTGCATAATATAATATTATGTATGAATCTTTGATTTGTTATATTAAAAATACTTCACTTAAGAGGTGCATTTGATGAACAAGGTAACTATAAATACAGAATTCATTAAGCTTGACCAATTCTTAAAATGGGCAGGTATAGCAGAACACGGAGCAGCCGCCAAGGCCATGATACAAGACGGAATTGTAAAGGTTAACGGTGAAGCTGCCACACAAAGAGGAAAGAAGCTTTATAAAGGCTATGTAGTAAGTGTGGAAGGTCTTGGAGAATATGTGATAGAATAATAAATGGTTCTTAATTTAATTGTTGCTTAAGTTCCCGGAGGTTTCTATGTATGTAAGCAGAATGGCGCTTCAAAACTACAGAAATTATGATAAGCTGTCCTTGCATCTGCATCCCAGGCTTAATATATTTTTTGGAAATAATGCCCAGGGAAAAACAAACCTGGTGGAATCCATATATATGTGCGGCACCGGAAGGTCTCACAGAACCTTCAAGGATAAGGAGATTATAAGATGGGATACATCAATCAGCAGCATCAAAAATGAGGTAGTAAAAAAAGAAATGGTGACTACCATTGAAATAAACTTATTTGACGGAAAGGCTAAAAACATTAAAGTAGGCGGAGTCAGGATAGATAAGATGTCCGATCTGTTCGGAAATTTAAATGTGGTCATGTTTTCCCCCGAGGATTTAAAGCTCGTAAAGGAAGGTCCGGTTTTTAGAAGAAGGTTTCTGGATGTTGAAATATCCCAGGTAAAGCCCAATTACTTTTATAATCTTAATCAATATAACAAGGTATTGCTTCAAAGGAACAACCTTTTAAAATCCATCAAATATGATAATTCGCTGACTAAAACCCTGGACGTATGGGATGAGCAGTTATCCCAGTACGGTTCTTATATAATCACTTACAGGCTGGATTTTATAAAAAAGATAGGTATTTTGGCAAAGCTTATACACAGGAAAATCACCAACGGAAAAGAGGAGCTATCAATATCCTATTCCACCCAATTCAAAGGAGTTTCAAACAGGGAAGATTTAAAGATCGGAATTTATAAAAAGCTTATTGAGAGAAGGCAGGAGGATATAAGGAGAGGGATTACCACAGTTGGCCCTCACAGGGATGATATGGATTTTTATATAAACAATATAGATGTAAAAACCTACGGATCCCAGGGGCAGCAAAGGACTACGGCACTTTCACTTAAATTAAGCGAGCTGGAATTTATCAAAAGCGAATGCTCCGAATATCCGGTGCTTCTTTTAGATGACGTATTATCCGAATTGGATATAAACAGGCAGAAATTCCTGCTTGACAGCTTAAAAAACATCCAGACCATCATAACATGTACAAGTATTAACGACATTATCGAATTCCGGAAAAACGACAGGTATCTTTTTGAAGTAATCGAAGGAAAGATAAATAAAATAGAGGAATAGTGAGAAAATAAATTATCCTTTTAGATTATGGCAAAAAAGGGTATAATTATTATATAATTATTTATAAAATTCAAGTCTTTATAAAATTATCCGAAATCAAAGGTTAAATTCAGAAACAGGAGGCGAATCGATGTTCATTCATCTGGGCGAAAATGTTGTTATACCTATTAAGGGTATAATTTCTATTATGGATATGGAATCAACAAATATGTCCAATGATACAAAGCAGTTTTTAAAAACAGCTGAAGAAGAAGGGTTTGTAAGAAAGATATCCCAGGAAAAACCCAAATCCTTCATTCTTGCGGAAATAAATAAAAAGAGCATTATATACCTATCTCCCATATCATCTGTTACCTTAAGTAAGAGAAGTGGCTTTATAGATACGCTTTGAGTATAATTATGAAGACCGTAGTGAGTAGTCATTACGGTTTTAAAATGGCAGAAAAATTAAAAGGATTGTTTAAGGGGGATTTTAATGGCTAAAAATATAGAAACCTATGATGAGAGTCAGATACAGGTCTTAGAAGGATTAGAGGCCGTAAGAAAGCGCCCGGGTATGTATATTGGAAGCACCGGGCCAAGGGGACTTCATCATCTTGTATATGAAATAGTTGATAATAGTATAGATGAAGCTTTGGCAGGCTATTGCGATACTATTGAAATTGTAATAGGCAAGGATAATTCAATTTCGGTAACAGATAACGGCAGGGGTATGCCCGTTGGTATGCATCCTAAAATGAAAAAGCCCACTGTCGAGGTTATAATGACAATTCTTCATGCAGGCGGAAAATTCGGCGGAGGAGGATACAAGGTATCGGGAGGATTGCACGGCGTTGGTGCATCGGTAGTTAATGCCCTGTCCGAGTGGCTTGTTATTGAGGTTAAAAGAGAAGGCAAGTTATACAGCCAGAGATATGAAAGGGGAAAACCGGCAACGGAATTCGGCGTTGTAGGCAATGCGAGAGGTACCGGAACCAAAGCTATATTCAAGCCGGATCCTGAAATTTTCGAAGATCTCAACTATGATTATGACACCCTTGCAAACAGGTTGAGAGAATTATCATTCTTGAATGCAGGAATAAAAATAATCCTAAAGGATGACAGAGAAGGAAAGGAAGAAACCTTCCACTATGAAGGAGGTATAGTTTCTTTCGTAAAATATCTCAATAAAAACAAGGAAGTAGTTTTCAACGAGCCCATATCAATTCAGGGTAAAAAGGACGATACAATTGTAGAAATAGCCATTCAATACAATGACAGCTATACTGAAAATATATTTTCCTTTGCAAACAACATAGATACAACCGAGGGCGGAACTCATTTAAGCGGATTTAAGGCAGCCCTGACCAAAGCCTTTAATGATTACGGAAAAAAGTATAATTACATAAAAGAAAATGATAAGCCGCTATCCGGTGAAGATATAAGGGAAGGCCTTACTGCCGTTATTTCGGTAAAATTGACTAATCCCCAGTTTGAAGGCCAGACAAAGACAAAGCTTGGGAATACAGAGTTAAGGGGAATAGTTGACGGCATTGTATATGAAGGTGTAGTTGCATTTTTTGAAGAAAATCCTTCAATCTCAAAGGTGGTTTACGACAAGGCACTGACTGCAGCAAGAGCAAGGGAAGCTGCAAGAAAAGCCAGGGAACTTACCAGGAGAAAAAATGTCCTTGAAAACACCTCCTTACCTGGAAAACTGGCAGATTGCTCCGAAAGAAATGCAGAGCTTTGTGAAATATACATAGTTGAGGGTGACTCGGCAGGCGGCTCGGCAAAGCAGGGCAGGGACAGAAAATTCCAGGCTATCCTGCCTTTAAGGGGCAAGATAATGAACGTTGAAAAGCAGAGGCTGGATAAAATTCTGGGCAGTGAGACCATAAGGTCCATGGTAACAGCCTTTGGAGCAGGCATAGATGACGATTTTGACGTTGATAAAATAAGATATCACAAAATAATTATAATGACTGACGCCGACGTTGACGGCGCTCATATAAGGACTCTTCTTCTGACCTTCTTTTACAGGTACATGAGGCCTTTGATTGAGAAGGGACATGTATATATTGCCCAGCCGCCTTTGTATAAAGTAAGCAAGGGCAAGAATGAATATTATACATATTCAGACAAAGAGCTTGAAAAGCTCTTAGACCAGATAGGCAGGGAGAACTATACCATCCAAAGATACAAAGGCTTAGGAGAAATGAATCCGGAGCAGCTGTGGGAAACCACAATGGACCCCAAAGTCAGAGTGCTTTTAAAGGTTGATATAGGAGACGCCATTGCCGCCGATGAGATATTTACAATACTCATGGGTGACAAGGTAGAACCAAGAAGAGAATTTATAGAGATAAATGCTAAAAAAGTACAAAACCTTGATATATAGCGGGCAGTAAAAAAGAGGTGAAATAAAAGTGGATCAGGACAGAGATAAGATAGTACAAGTAGACATAAAAGATGAAATGAAAAAAAGCTATATAGATTACGCCATGAGTGTTATAGCAGGCAGGGCTCTTCCCGATGTAAGGGACGGCTTAAAGCCTGTACATAGAAGAATACTCTTTTCAATGAATGAATTGGGTGTAACCTCCGACAAACCATACAGAAAGTCGGCCAGAATAGTCGGAGACGTTTTGGGTAAATACCATCCTCATGGTGATGCATCGGTTTATGATGCGATGGTAAGGCTTGCCCAGGATTTTTCTACAAGATATGAGCTTATAGACGGGCATGGAAACTTCGGTTCGGTGGACGGTGACAGTGCTGCAGCAATGCGTTATACCGAAGCAAGGATGAGTAAAATCGCATCGGAAATGATGAGGGATATTGAAAAGGAAACCGTTGATTTTATTCCTAACTTTGACGATACATTAAAAGAGCCGTTGGTTCTTCCATCCCGTTTTCCGAACCTTCTGGTTAACGGTTCCCAGGGTATAGCCGTCGGTATGGCAACAAACATACCTCCCCACAATTTAGGCGAGGTAATAGACGGCGTTGTTATGCTAATCGACAATCCGGAAGCTACTGTCAAGGAATTGATGGCCAAGGTTAAAGGCCCTGATTTCCCGACGGCAGGCATTATAATGGGTAAAGAGGGCATAAAAAATGCCTATGAAACAGGCCGCGGAAAGATTACAGTAAGGGCCAAGGCGGATATTGAGGAGATGTCGGGAGGAAAGACAAGGATAATAGTTACCGAAATCCCCTATATGGTCAACAAGGCAAGGCTTATTGAAAAAATCGCCGAGCTTGTAAGAGACAAGAAGATTGAAGGTATTTCCGATTTAAGAGACGAATCCGACAGGGATGGAATGAGGATTGTCATCGAGATAAAAAGGGATGCCAATGCCAATGTTATATTGAATTTACTGTATAAATACACCCAGATGCAGGATACCTTCGGAGTTATAATGCTTGCATTGGTTGACGGACAGCCGATGGTTTTAAACTTAAAGGAAATTCTTCATCATTATCTTAACTTCCAAAAAGAAGTTATAGTAAGGCGTACAAAATACGATCTTGCAAAGGCCGAAGCCAGGGCTCATATTTTGGAAGGTTTAAGAATTGCCCTTGATAATATTGATGAAATAATAAAAATCATCAGGGGTTCTAAAACCGTAGGCGATGCCAAGGTGGCTTTAATGGAAAGATTCGGCCTTACGGAAATCCAGTCCCAGGCCATAGTGGACATGAGGCTTGCCAGATTGACTGGCTTAGAAAGAGAAAAAATTGAGGAAGAATATGCCGAGCTTATCAAAATGATTAATTACTACAGAGAAGTTCTGGCAAATGAAAGATTGGTTTATCAGATTATAAAGGATGAAATCCTTGAGATAAGAAAGAAATATTCCGACGGAAGAAGATCCAAGCTGGTAAATAAAATAGAGGAAATAGATATAGAGGATTTGATTCCCGAGGAGCAGGTTGTAATAACCCTTACACATTTTGGTTACGTAAAGAGATTGAGCATCGATACATACACCGCCCAAAAGAGGGGCGGGAAGGGCATAGCCGGCCTTACCACAAGGGAAGAGGATTTCGTGGAGCATTTGTTTATTACCTCCACCCATAACAATATACTCTTCTTTACAAACCAGGGCAGAGTGTACACTATGAAGGCCTTTGAAATCCCCGATGCTTCAAGGCAGGCAAAAGGCACTGCCATAGTCAATCTTCTGCAATTAAATACCAGGGAGAAAATACAGGCTGTAATGACGGTAAAGGAATTTGAGAGTGATAAATATATCGTCATGACTACAAAGGAAGGAATTATAAAGAAGACTCCATTAGAACAGTTCCATTCCATAAGAAAGAACGGCCTGTATGCTATTAACTTAAAACAGGGCGATGAGCTTATAGAAGTTAAATTGACTGACGGAAAGCAGCAGATACTTATTGTGACCTCCAACGGTTACAGCATAAGATTCAGCGAGGAAGACGTCAGATCCATGGGCAGAGGGGCCGCCGGCGTAAAAGCCATAACCTTAAGGGAAGGCGACATCGCCGTCGGTATGGACGTTGTGGATGAGACTGCCGAGCTTTTAACCGTCAGCGAAAGGGGCTTCGGAAAAAGGACGCCTCTTAAGCAGTATTCACCCCAGGGAAGAGGCGGCAAGGGAGTCAAAACCTACAAAGTCACCGAAAAGACAGGAAAACTGGTAGGCGCAAAGGTGGTAAGAGACCCGGATGAAATATTGATGATTAACGATATGGGCACCGTAATAAGATTGAATGTTTCAAACATATCCGAAACGGGAAGAAATACCTTAGGCGTCAAACTGATGAAAACCGGCGATGATTCCAATGTCGTATCCATAGCCAAAATAAACAACGAAGATAAAGAAGATTTATAAATTTATAAGTTAAAACTGCTTGGGCAAACAGCTTAAGCAGTTTTTATATGCGCGCGAATTCTGTCCTGTACCTCTAATCACTATCTATCAAAAAAACAATGATATCCTTTTGGATTTTCATGAAAAGGATGGTATAGAAGATGGATTCAAGATTATCGATGAGACAATTAAAAATATGGGAAACTATGGTATAGTATAAAAAGAGGAGTGATTTTATGTCTGATGATAATGTTCAATATGAAAGACCTTTGAGTGATGAAGAATTAAAAAGGGCGGAAGAAGAGGGAAAAATAGGGAGCAGGGACAGAATACATACTGTAATATTTGCTTTCCTGGTGGGAATGGCATTTGATTATCTGTTTTATGATAAATATCCGGGGTTGTCATTCACCATATTCGGCGTACTGCTTATGGGGTTCTTTTTCTACAGCGCGAGGGAGAGGATAAACTATAAAAGGAAGACGGGCTGGTTTGTACTGGCAGTAATATTCCTGCTTTCTTCAAACTTCGCAATCCGTTCCAACAGCTTCCTGGCCACATTGAATGCCCTGTGTGTGCCCTTACTTACAGTAGCCTACACCATACTTGTGACAAATGAAAAACCCGATTGGTCCAAGCCTTCTTTTATAATAAAGATGGCAGAGAGGATATTTTACCTTTCATTTTTGAATGTATTAAAGCCCTTTATATTTTTAAAACAATTGACTGCAAAGAAAGAAAAGGGTGAAATTAATAAAACCAGAAGAAGCATACTGATAGGGCTTCTTGCCTCCCTCCCCGTCCTCATATTTGTAGTTCCCCTTCTTTCTTCGGCTGATATGGTTTTTAATCATTATATAAGAAACATGGCAGATATTTTTGACTTCATTAAAATGGATAATTTATTTATCCACATCATTTTGACAGGAGGCGTTTTCCTTTATGTATTCGGATATGCCTGGAGCTTTAAATTTTCAGATGCCAACAGGGAATATCCGGAGTTGGAAAAGGAAGGTAATATAGATCCTACGGTTATAATTACAATGCTGGGGGTAATGAATGCGGTATATCTTCTTTTTACTATAATACAGTTCTCCTATCTTTATGGAGGGGCGGAAGGCATGGTGCCCCAGGGCTTTACCTATGCCGAGTATGCCAGGAGGGGCTTCTTTGAACTGGTGGCGGTGACTATGATCAATTTTGCCATATTGATAACAGCCATGAGGGTGGCTAAAAATGACAATATTAAGCTAAATAGGGTATTGAACGGTTTCTTAAGCGCCCTTGTGATATTTACCTGTAATATGTTATTCTCTGCCCACTATAAGATGTCAATGTATGAAGAGGCCTACGGCTATACCGAGCTTAGGATATACGTACATATATTTATGCTCCTCATGTTCATATTGTTCATACTTGCCATGGTAAAAATATGGCATGTCAGGTTCCAGTTCTTCAAAGTCTCCTTCACCTGCGCAGTCTTAATATATGTGGCCCTTAATTTTATGAACGTCCACAGCATAATTGCCCGGAATAATATTGAAAGGTATTATGCCACGGGAAATATAGATATAATGTACCTGTTAAACCTCTCATACGACAGCGTCCCCCAGGTCGTTGAACTTATGGAGGCAAGGGGAGCCGACTTTCCAGAGGATGTGAAGGTACGCCTCAGGGAGAAATACAATTCCATAAACAGGGATTATAAATGGATGGAATATAATTATTCAGTTGCCAGGGCCCAAAGAGTTTTAGGGGAGTACTTCTCAGGTGAATAATACCATACAAAAAAGAGGCAAAATACTTCTCTGGCAAGGACATAATAAATTAGAATTTGCTTAGAAGGTATTGTACAAATTCTTTATAAAAGGAGTATGCTATGATTAGTTTACTTAATCCCGGAAGCCTCGTGCTGGGCCTGATTGCCTGGATGATTCCTTTCGTTAATCTCATACGATATAAAAATCATGATCATGGAAATGGGGCTGCTCTTTCAATTATGAGCATCACTGCCTGTGTTGTTTCACTATGTTTTCAGATTTTCTATAACTATCATCTGGTTAAGATTGAGGATTGGTCTGCTCTTATGGACACAACTGCTGCTGTAGCGTTGGCCGCCGCAGTTCTTCTCATCGTTACCATCATTTTAAATGCAATTACTCTGCTTATATATCGTGACAGAAAAGTGAGATGTCTAATTCCGGTTTATAAGGTTAAAAATAATTAATCACAGTGCAAAAAGGATTAATTCGCCTTCGTAAGATATTGCAACTCTGTTTTAATAAAGAATCTATAATAGACCTAATTGGAAAATAAGGAGGGTTACTTATGTTGTATATGGCTATTGAGCATCTTAAGTACCGGGATGGTAAAGAAGAAAAATTTTTATGATATTGCTATTTTTCTTTATGCTTCTCTATAACTTTAATGGAAAACTCATGTGCTTTTGATGGATTATCATAAATATCAAAAAGAAACTCACTATTTTCAATAAACTCTGGAGGCCCCATATATGATCTAATTGGAATCGAAAAATCGTATTTATTATTTTTTAATTTAAAGAAAAAATTATATTTATTGCTAATCCAATATATTGGAACACTTTCGTCCAGAACTTTAAAATATCGTGAATCAACCCACTCAGGCCAGGAATTTTCTATGATGAGTAAATACTTTATTGTTTTTGAAAATTTGGCTATAGCGAAAACTTCAAGTTCAAGGCTGTCAAATGATACATCAAACCATGCATTTAGTTTTTCAAGCTTCTTCATATCATCACCCTTAACAAGCATAACCTTCACTTCCTATTTTCAAAGTTTAAAATTAAAAAAAATAGGTATATATTTATGTCCTATTTTGTACATATTTCTCCAATATATTTGCTCTTCCAGGATTACCATATGCGTTTTAAGACTTTTTGTAGTTAGAACAACCCTCACAGATTTTTAACGTTTGTTTATTTGATAATCCGAAATTTTCTCTGATTGCTTTTGTATGCCCCTCAGTTTTTAAATCACATAACTCAGCAATTATTTCAATGCATTCTGCTTCGCTAATAGTACATTTTTTTAATGGGCAATGCTCGTTGAATTTCATCTTGCTGCCTCCTGTATAATTAATTAATTTTATGATCGGTCTGTGAAATGGCCTGTTGTCTCTTCTGTAAACATGGCTTGTTATATAAAAAAAGATGTTTCATTAATTATTGATGATAAACATTCAAAATAATGAAACATCCTTTATAATAAAATTTGTTCAATTACCTATAAATCTTATTACATCCTTTATTAATGATTCATCAAAATCCCTTCCATATATAAAAATTAAGTTATCTCCGTCATGTCCTTTAATAAATATTGAGTTGGTATATTTTTTTTCAATAAATTCAAATGGAGAAATAAGAGGTTTTTTCCAGTCGAATTTATTACCAAATTCCTTCCAACTTAATATCGAGCTTGGATTAAAGAATACTAAAGTCTCGAAGTATTGCCACAATATAAGTATTTGATTATATGTCCCCTCATTTGTCGGTAAATAGCCAATGCTATCAAAACGTGTTTCATCAAGCCTATATTTTACTTCATAAAATCCGTTTTGTTTAAGATACTGTGGTACCTGATTCCTGTATTCTAGTAGTTCATTATCTTCTAAGAAATAATCTTCTCGAGCAAATTGAAAATAAAATTTATCTCCATTTGATAGTATTTTAATAATTTCTTTGAGATTTTCCATTGATTTATAATCGTAGGTTTTTATATCCCTTATATTTAACTGATGCAAACTATCTCCGTATTCATCAAATATTATTCTCATATTTTAGGCTCCTTTATTTATCTAAATCTTGTCCCCAGTTCCAAGGATAGATACCTCGGTGTATTTTTTGCGCAGCCTTACCAACTCCCCAGTGTCCATGTAAACTATGAGCCGGATCCCAGTCTATTCTAAATTTTGTGCCACCTTTATACGCAAA includes these proteins:
- the dnaA gene encoding chromosomal replication initiator protein DnaA — its product is MSKELLDIWEKTLNIVKSELTEVSFNTWLKCIEPVSIDSDTIVLQLPNDFTRGILEARYKTLIVNALKLVTSKKYNIEFILSNEEIPRSLNKDVNSIPQHKSSHDDVNSQLLNPKYTFDTFVIGNSNRFAHAASLAVAESPAKAYNPLFIYGGVGLGKTHLMHAIGHYILENNPKSKVVYVSSEKFTNELINSIKDDKNVPFRNKYRTMDVLLIDDIQFIAGKERTQEEFFHTFNDLYEANKQIIISSDRPPKEIPTLEDRLRSRFEWGLIADIQPPDFETRIAILKKKADIENIGVPNDVMLYIANKIQSNIRELEGALIRVIAYSSLANREISVDLASEALKDIIANKSKQITVELIQDVVASYFSLRPEDFKSKRRTRNVAFPRQIAMYLARKLTDLSLPKIGDEFGGRDHTTVIHAFEKITNDLNNDEGLRDTLNEINKKLVQK
- the dnaN gene encoding DNA polymerase III subunit beta, with product MKLRCSKGELLEGISTVQKAVTGRTTLPILEGILITCYNDRLTLTATDLDLGIETQVNCEIISKGSVVLNSRLLGDIVRRLPDMDIEIEVDSLYNTTISCGNSKFNIIGQNPDEYPELPVINENILYRIPQDLLKNMIRQTIFAAAQDETRPILTGVLFEVRNSVLTMVALDAYRLALRRANLGNADDITAVIPGKTLGEVGKILAQTDDDIAITFTPNHILFTINNTRVISRLLDGEFMNYRQIIPEEFKTKVKVNTKLLLDSIERASLLAKEGKTNLIKMEIGNDEIIITSNSQLGNVHEQVGIEFEGSDIKIAFNSKYFIDVLKIIDTDEIYLELSSSVSPCILKTEDWESHTYLILPVRLISQ
- the yaaA gene encoding S4 domain-containing protein YaaA: MNKVTINTEFIKLDQFLKWAGIAEHGAAAKAMIQDGIVKVNGEAATQRGKKLYKGYVVSVEGLGEYVIE
- the recF gene encoding DNA replication/repair protein RecF (All proteins in this family for which functions are known are DNA-binding proteins that assist the filamentation of RecA onto DNA for the initiation of recombination or recombinational repair.) — its product is MYVSRMALQNYRNYDKLSLHLHPRLNIFFGNNAQGKTNLVESIYMCGTGRSHRTFKDKEIIRWDTSISSIKNEVVKKEMVTTIEINLFDGKAKNIKVGGVRIDKMSDLFGNLNVVMFSPEDLKLVKEGPVFRRRFLDVEISQVKPNYFYNLNQYNKVLLQRNNLLKSIKYDNSLTKTLDVWDEQLSQYGSYIITYRLDFIKKIGILAKLIHRKITNGKEELSISYSTQFKGVSNREDLKIGIYKKLIERRQEDIRRGITTVGPHRDDMDFYINNIDVKTYGSQGQQRTTALSLKLSELEFIKSECSEYPVLLLDDVLSELDINRQKFLLDSLKNIQTIITCTSINDIIEFRKNDRYLFEVIEGKINKIEE
- the remB gene encoding extracellular matrix regulator RemB, which codes for MFIHLGENVVIPIKGIISIMDMESTNMSNDTKQFLKTAEEEGFVRKISQEKPKSFILAEINKKSIIYLSPISSVTLSKRSGFIDTL
- the gyrB gene encoding DNA topoisomerase (ATP-hydrolyzing) subunit B; its protein translation is MAKNIETYDESQIQVLEGLEAVRKRPGMYIGSTGPRGLHHLVYEIVDNSIDEALAGYCDTIEIVIGKDNSISVTDNGRGMPVGMHPKMKKPTVEVIMTILHAGGKFGGGGYKVSGGLHGVGASVVNALSEWLVIEVKREGKLYSQRYERGKPATEFGVVGNARGTGTKAIFKPDPEIFEDLNYDYDTLANRLRELSFLNAGIKIILKDDREGKEETFHYEGGIVSFVKYLNKNKEVVFNEPISIQGKKDDTIVEIAIQYNDSYTENIFSFANNIDTTEGGTHLSGFKAALTKAFNDYGKKYNYIKENDKPLSGEDIREGLTAVISVKLTNPQFEGQTKTKLGNTELRGIVDGIVYEGVVAFFEENPSISKVVYDKALTAARAREAARKARELTRRKNVLENTSLPGKLADCSERNAELCEIYIVEGDSAGGSAKQGRDRKFQAILPLRGKIMNVEKQRLDKILGSETIRSMVTAFGAGIDDDFDVDKIRYHKIIIMTDADVDGAHIRTLLLTFFYRYMRPLIEKGHVYIAQPPLYKVSKGKNEYYTYSDKELEKLLDQIGRENYTIQRYKGLGEMNPEQLWETTMDPKVRVLLKVDIGDAIAADEIFTILMGDKVEPRREFIEINAKKVQNLDI